The following proteins are co-located in the Siansivirga zeaxanthinifaciens CC-SAMT-1 genome:
- a CDS encoding ubiquitin family protein translates to MKKYGFSFSPKRLLGISTIKQKIAKKTGIPTTKQGIQRKIGRNILNFFFK, encoded by the coding sequence ATGAAAAAATACGGATTCTCATTTTCGCCAAAAAGATTATTAGGAATATCAACAATTAAACAAAAAATAGCTAAAAAAACAGGAATTCCAACAACAAAACAAGGAATTCAAAGAAAAATAGGCAGAAACATTTTAAATTTTTTTTTTAAATAA